In the Flagellimonas sp. MMG031 genome, one interval contains:
- a CDS encoding TolC family protein: protein MKNVLTILFVLTSILSNGQTLEDYFKVAAENNPGLLSQYKDFEAALQKVPQVKALPDPNLSFGYFISPVETRVGPQKARFSLTQMFPWFGTLKAQGDAAALMAEAKYQSFLDARNKLYYEVSAAYFPLYELKEWVRIEEDNIAILESYRTVSNTKFKNGLGSLVDVLRVDVLLKEARTNLGVLKNKEIPLLASFNKLLDRKEDEQINIPETFGVNVLPIDYVKDSLVVDHPLLNSLELKVKAAAASERAALKQGLPKVGVGLDYVMVDKRTDMVVPDNGKDVLMPMVTLSLPLFRGKYRAAEKEAQLMQESYALQKKEVTNTLKTNYEMAVFDIRQQTDLISLFDEQIMESEQALNLLFTAYGNSGKDFEEVLRMQQQLLKYTKLKISALTQYEIALAKFNYITAKK from the coding sequence ATGAAAAATGTATTGACCATCCTATTTGTCTTGACAAGTATCCTTTCCAACGGCCAGACCTTGGAGGATTACTTTAAGGTAGCGGCTGAGAACAACCCAGGGTTGCTTTCACAGTACAAAGATTTTGAGGCGGCGTTACAAAAAGTACCGCAGGTGAAGGCTTTACCAGATCCAAACTTGTCCTTTGGGTACTTCATCTCCCCGGTCGAAACCAGGGTAGGGCCCCAAAAAGCAAGGTTTTCACTGACCCAGATGTTTCCTTGGTTTGGAACGCTAAAGGCCCAAGGTGATGCCGCTGCACTTATGGCAGAGGCCAAGTACCAGTCCTTTTTGGACGCCAGGAACAAACTTTATTACGAGGTTTCGGCAGCTTATTTCCCATTGTACGAACTTAAGGAGTGGGTACGGATCGAAGAGGACAACATCGCCATTTTGGAATCCTACAGGACGGTTTCCAATACGAAATTCAAAAATGGCCTGGGATCATTGGTCGATGTCTTAAGGGTGGACGTGCTTTTAAAGGAAGCCCGGACGAATTTGGGCGTCCTGAAAAACAAGGAAATCCCCCTTTTGGCGTCCTTCAATAAACTATTGGACCGTAAGGAAGATGAACAAATAAACATCCCTGAGACCTTTGGGGTCAATGTACTGCCCATTGATTATGTCAAAGATTCCTTGGTAGTGGACCATCCGCTCTTGAATTCCCTGGAATTAAAGGTCAAGGCTGCAGCGGCATCCGAAAGGGCAGCCCTTAAACAAGGCCTGCCAAAAGTGGGGGTCGGACTGGACTATGTAATGGTTGATAAGCGTACCGACATGGTGGTTCCCGATAATGGCAAGGATGTATTGATGCCCATGGTTACCTTGAGCCTGCCCCTATTCAGGGGTAAGTACAGGGCAGCCGAAAAGGAGGCCCAATTGATGCAGGAAAGTTATGCACTGCAAAAAAAGGAAGTCACCAATACATTGAAGACCAATTATGAAATGGCCGTTTTTGACATAAGGCAGCAGACGGATTTGATTTCCCTCTTTGATGAACAGATCATGGAATCGGAACAAGCACTCAATCTGTTGTTCACAGCCTATGGGAATTCCGGGAAGGACTTCGAGGAGGTGTTGCGAATGCAGCAACAATTGTTGAAGTATACTAAATTGAAAATAAGCGCATTGACGCAATATGAAATAGCGTTGGCCAAGTTTAACTATATCACGGCAAAAAAATAA